The Nicotiana tabacum cultivar K326 chromosome 14, ASM71507v2, whole genome shotgun sequence genome contains a region encoding:
- the LOC107771670 gene encoding putative phosphoribosylformylglycinamidine synthase, chloroplastic/mitochondrial: MATSAWDITATEFLQGFDRQKLALPRHSSKQTNRLLWGTLPRQSPVKHSHKNLSLRSHIPAKIRAVVSRDISSVVNEDVQVVAEKVMHLYRVPFLQDSATAELLKLVQTKVSNQIIGLKTEQCFNIGLNSDISSEKLSVLKWVLGETYEPENLGSESFLDEEKRKIPDAYIIEVGPRLSFTTAWSANAVSICQACGLTEINRMERSRRYLLYVDGSLLDSQINEFASMVHDRMTECVYVEKLNSFKTSIVPEEVRYIPVIERGRKALEEINEKMGLAFDEQDLQYYIKLFRDDMKRNPTNVELFDIAQSNSEHSRHWFFTGKLVIDGQPADKTLMQIVKSTLLANPNNSVIGFKDNSSAIKGFRVKQLRPIKPGSACFLVMITSDLAILFTAETHNFPCAVAPYPGAETGAGGRIRDTHATGRGSFVVASTAGYCVGNLHIEGSYAPWEDPSFTYPANLASPLQILIDASNGASDYGNKFGEPLIQGYCRTFGMRLPSGERREWLKPIMFSAGIGQIDHLHLSKGEPEIGMLVVKIGGPAYRIGMGGGAASSMVSGQNDAELDFNAVQRGDAEMAQKLYRVVRACIEIGDNNPIISIHDQGAGGNCNVVKEIIHPQGAKIDIRAIVVGDHTMSVLEIWGAEYQEQDAILVKPESRDLLQAICARERVSMAVIGTINGEGRIVLEDSVAIEKTRSSGLPPPPPAVDLELEKVLGDMPKKTFEFRRMNYLREPLDIAPATTVLDSLKRVLRLPSVCSKRFLTTKVDRCVTGLVAQQQTVGPLQIPLADVAVIAQTYTDLTGGACSIGEQPIKGLLDPKAMARLAVGEALTNLVWAKITSLSDVKASGNWMYAAKLDGEGAAMYDAAVALSEAMIELGIAIDGGKDSLSMAAHSSGEVVKAPGNLVISTYVTCPDITKTVTPDLKLGDDGVLLHIDLAKGKRRLGGSALAQVFDQIGDESPDLDDVSYLKTVFNEVQNLISDELISAGHDISDGGLLVNALEMAFAGNCGIHLDLTSLGSSVPQTLFAEELGLLIEVSRKNLDLVLEKLCSGAVSANIIGQVTSSPIVELRVDGVTHLNDKTSVLRDMWEETSFQLEKLQRLASCVELEKEGLKNRHEPSWKLSFTPTFTDDKYMTAVSKPKVAIIREEGSNGDREMTAAFYAAGFEPWDVAMSDLLNGVIMLDEFRGIVFVGGFSYADVLDSAKGWAASIRFNQPLLNQFQAFYNRPDTFSLGVCNGCQLMALLGWVPGPQVGGVFGAGGDPSQPRFVHNESGRFECRFTSVTIEESPAIMFKGMEGSTLGVWAAHGEGRAYFPDDSVFNHIVGSNLAPVKYCDDDGRPTDIYPFNLNGSPLGVAAICSPDGRHLAIMPHPERCFLMWQFPWYPKNWDVEKKGPSPWLRMFQNAREWCS, encoded by the exons ATGGCAACATCTGCTTGGGACATCACTGCAACAGAATTCTTACAA GGTTTTGATAGACAAAAGCTAGCATTACCCAGACATTCCAGTAAGCAGACGAATCGTTTGCTTTGGGGTACACTTCCAAGACAAAGCCCTGTTAAGCATTCACATAAGAATTTGAGTTTAAGGTCTCATATTCCGGCGAAGATTAGAGCTGTGGTTTCGAGGGATATCAGCAGCGTCGTTAATGAAGATGTTCAGGTGGTTGCCGAGAAGGTGATGCATTTATATCGTGTTCCATTTCTACAGGACAGTGCCACTGCTGAGCTTCTCAAGCTGGTTCAGACAAAGGTCTCTAATCAGATAATTGGCTTGAAAACAGAACAGTGTTTCAACATCGGGCTCAATTCAGATATTTCAAGTGAGAAACTTTCTGTGCTTAAATGGGTTTTAGGAGAAACTTATGAACCTGAGAACTTGGGAAGTGAGAGTTTCCTCGATGAGGAGAAGAGGAAAATTCCAGATGCATATATCATTGAAGTTGGTCCACGGTTATCTTTCACTACGGCGTGGTCTGCTAATGCAGTGTCCATTTGCCAAGCATGCGGATTAACAGAGATAAATAGAATGGAGCGTTCTAGGAGGTATTTATTATATGTCGACGGGTCACTTCTGGATAGTCAAATTAATGAGTTTGCTTCAATGGTTCATGATCGGATGACAGAGTGTGTTTATGTTGAGAAGCTTAATTCTTTCAAGACAAGCATAGTTCCAGAGGAGGTTCGATATATACCCGTCATAGAAAGGGGTCGAAAGGCATTGGAGGAGATTAATGAGAAAATGGGCTTGGCTTTTGATGAGCAAGACTTACAGTACTACATCAAACTTTTCAGGGATGACATGAAGCGAAACCCGACGAATGTGGAATTATTTGATATTGCTCAATCTAACAGCGAGCATAGTAGGCACTGGTTCTTTACAGGGAAACTTGTGATAGATGGTCAACCTGCAGATAAGACTCTTATGCAGATCGTCAAGAGCACTTTGCTTGCAAATCCAAACAATTCGGTTATtggtttcaaagataattccagcGCTATCAAGGGGTTTCGAGTGAAGCAATTGCGACCTATCAAGCCTGGTTCGGCATGCTTCTTGGTCATGATTACCAGTGACCTAGCTATCTTGTTTACTGCAGAAACCCACAATTTCCCTTGTGCTGTGGCACCTTATCCTGGTGCCGAGACAGGTGCAGGCGGCCGTATCCGGGATACCCATGCTACTGGAAGGGGTTCTTTTGTTGTTGCATCTACAGCCGGATATTGTGTTGGAAATCTTCATATTGAAGGTTCATATGCTCCTTGGGAAGATCCTTCTTTCACATACCCAGCAAATTTGGCTTCACCGCTGCAGATCCTTATTGATGCTAGTAATGGAGCATCGGACTATGGGAACAAATTCGGGGAGCCTTTGATTCAGGGTTATTGTCGAACGTTTGGAATGAGACTGCCAAGTGGCGAGAGGAGGGAATGGTTGAAGCCGATCATGTTTAGTGCTGGCATTGGGCAAATAGATCACCTTCACTTATCAAAGGGAGAACCCGAGATTGGTATGTTGGTAGTTAAGATTGGAGGACCAGCATATCGTATTGGAATGGGAGGTGGCGCTGCATCCAGCATGGTCAGTGGACAGAATGATGCCGAGCTTGACTTCAACGCCGTGCAGCGTGGAGATGCTGAGATGGCACAGAAGTTGTATCGGGTTGTTCGTGCTTGCATTGAGATAGGGGACAACAACCCGATCATAAGTATTCATGATCAGGGTGCTGGTGGAAACTGTAATGTTGTGAAGGAAATAATACATCCACAGGGCGCCAAAATTGATATAAGGGCAATTGTAGTTGGCGATCACACGATGTCTGTTCTGGAAATTTGGGGTGCAGAATATCAGGAGCAAGATGCCATACTAGTGAAGCCTGAAAGTCGTGATCTTTTGCAAGCAATCTGTGCGAGGGAAAGAGTTTCCATGGCTGTTATTGGAACAATTAATGGTGAAGGGCGTATTGTCCTGGAGGATAGCGTGGCAATTGAAAAAACCAG GTCTAGTGGATTGCCTCCTCCTCCACCTGCAGTGGATCTTGAGCTTGAGAAGGTGCTTGGCGATATGCCTAAAAAGACATTTGAATTTCGTCGCATGAACTATCTGCGTGAACCACTTGATATTGCTCCTGCAACAACAGTCTTAGATTCATTGAAGAGGGTCCTGAGGCTCCCTTCTGTTTGTTCGAAAAGGTTCTTGACCACTAAAGTTGACAGGTGTGTCACAGGCCTTGTGGCACAGCAGCAAACTGTGGGTCCCCTGCAGATTCCTCTTGCTGATGTTGCTGTTATAGCTCAAACTTATACAGACTTAACTGGAGGTGCATGCTCAATCGGGGAGCAGCCAATAAAAGGTCTTTTGGATCCAAAAGCAATGGCACGGCTGGCTGTCGGAGAAGCACTCACAAATCTTGTTTGGGCGAAAATTAcatctctttctgatgttaaaGCAAGTGGGAATTGGATGTATGCTGCAAAGCTAGATGGTGAAGGAGCTGCAATGTATGACGCTGCTGTTGCTCTTTCTGAAGCTATGATTGAACTTGGAATTGCAATTGATGGGGGGAAAGACAGCCTTTCCATGGCAGCCCACTCGTCTGGGGAAGTTGTTAAAGCCCCAGGGAATCTAGTCATCAGTACCTATGTGACATGTCCTGATATAACCAAGACAGTTACGCCAGACTTGAAgcttggagatgatggtgtactGCTTCATATTGACTTGGCTAAAGGAAAACGACGACTTGGTGGATCTGCTCTTGCCCAGGTTTTTGATCAAATTGGGGACGAAAGTCCTGATCTGGATGACGTATCTTATCTTAAGACTGTTTTTAATGAGGTTCAGAATCTAATCTCTGATGAGCTGATATCTGCTGGTCATGATATCAGTGATGGGGGACTTTTAGTGAATGCTCTGGAAATGGCATTCGCAGGGAACTGTGGCATTCACTTGGATTTAACTTCTTTAGGGAGTAGTGTACCCCAAACACTTTTTGCAGAGGAGCTTGGCCTGCTCATTGAAGTTAGCAGGAAGAACTTGGATTTAGTTCTGGAAAAGCTCTGCAGTGGTGCTGTTTCAGCTAATATTATTGGTCAAGTTACTTCATCTCCAATAGTTGAATTGAGGGTTGACGGGGTTACTCATTTGAATGACAAAACTTCTGTGCTCAGGGATATGTGGGAAGAAACCAGCTTTCAATTGGAAAAGCTCCAAAGACTGGCTTCGTGTGTAGAATTAGAAAAAGAAGGATTGAAGAATCGGCATGAACCATCCTGGAAACTATCCTTCACACCAACATTTACTGATGATAAGTATATGACTGCCGTTTCAAAGCCAAAGGTCGCAATTATTCGCGAGGAAGGCAGCAATGGTGATAGAGAAATGACTGCAGCTTTTTATGCTGCTGGATTTGAGCCATGGGATGTTGCAATGTCAGACCTTCTCAATGGAGTCATCATGCTTGATGAATTTAGAGGAATTGTGTTTGTTGGAGGTTTTAGTTATGCTGACGTGCTTGATTCTGCAAAAGGCTGGGCAGCGTCCATTCGCTTTAATCAACCTCTTTTAAACCAATTTCAGGCATTTTATAACCGTCCAGACACTTTCAGCCTTGGAGTTTGCAATGGGTGCCAACTTATGGCTCTGTTGGGTTGGGTTCCGGGGCCCCAAGTGGGAGGTGTTTTCGGTGCCGGCGGGGACCCATCACAGCCTAGGTTTGTACATAATGAGTCTGGAAGGTTTGAATGCCGCTTCACGAGTGTGACAATAGAAGAATCACCGGCCATAATGTTCAAAGGTATGGAAGGTAGTACACTGGGCGTTTGGGCTGC